A genomic stretch from Solanum stenotomum isolate F172 chromosome 8, ASM1918654v1, whole genome shotgun sequence includes:
- the LOC125875016 gene encoding uncharacterized protein LOC125875016 — MGAGRKTTTVGLKEKSEYTSTVNGSTSARNLRKADLGSVIFGCKHLTYKECMFKQLFGLPAPHFSYVKNINIGLTLFLFNYSDRKLHGIFEAASPGQLNINPYAWTSDGAESTPYAAQVRIRVRKLYHPLTEDQFISIIGDNYFAPKLFWFELDQSQTKRLVDLFSSLPAFNDVVSLQIPSKLNHPFKSSPTTGPIDAVGKIEDWEHLDHDGWADTPRLMNTDTTGNLNYEKSHASVLRSTSASTSVIEPMANSQKLWSSLFKSSASDMDKMDPTSNMDKTDPMLNSSSRPSSPFPDKGRMDWESCLPSSVDKDGQMYQAWGLVEHEERVESISSFVSCSMQNQSIPSSQQSKLSERQYTGQESEHSELTVSELNLRKLNELNIEWQSSCRGSQHAESSMDNDNVEVPDDGPTSLMGLQEEGQRDISQTSFANNIGSEDRNSEVLGMLKQVNPSDPLALVAKLMGEVEGLKRSKMEQDQKMMILEQELVHYKLELRQFMNMLNELVPGLLYASRALEEVHVPRGQLPPGINDSVVIVGGYNGSLWMPSLDSYFPSHDRVETLSQMTFPRSHAAAVKLNGELFVLGGVHNNVYFNTVESYNPLRNQWSQQPSLNEKKGCLAGASLNDKIFAFGGGNGVQCFSEVEMFDVNLGHWISAQSMMQKRFAPAATDINGAIYVAGGYDGKAYTKSVERFDPREHTWTTVGCMKTRRGCHSLVAYNEKLYSLGGYDGGKMVSSVEILDPRFGSWVMGEQMNGPRGYSGAVVIGGKIFVIGGVNDQEEILNSVECYEDGHGWQMTNSKTLGKRCFLSALVL, encoded by the exons ATGGGGGCTGGGAGAAAGACGACAACAGTGGGGCTAAAGGAGAAAAGCGAATACACGTCGACAGTTAATGGTAGTACATCAGCTAGGAATCTGAGAAAGGCCGACCTTGGATCAGTAATTTTTGGATGCAAGCATTTGACATATAAGGAATGCATGTTCAAACAGTTATTTG GTTTACCAGCTCCTCATTTCTCATATGTGAAGAATATCAACATTGGCTTAACTCTATTCCTATTCAACTATAGTGATCGAAAGCTCCATGGCATCTTTGAGGCTGCTAGCCCTGGGCAGCTGAATATCAATCCGTATGCGTGGACGTCTGATGGAGCAGAGAGTACACCATATGCAGCACAG GTAAGGATCCGAGTGCGGAAGTTGTACCATCCCTTGACTGAAGATCAGTTTATCTCAATCATTGGTGACAACTATTTTGCACCAAAGTTGTTTTGGTTTGAGCTGGATCAAAGCCAAACCAAAAGATTGGTTGACTTGTTTTCATCTTTGCCAGCCTTTAATGATGTCGTTAGCCTGCAAATTCCATCTAAGTTGAACCATCCTTTCAAAAGTTCACCAACGACTGGGCCAATAGATGCAGTTGGTAAAATAGAAGACTGGGAGCACTTAGATCATGATGGTTGGGCAGATACTCCAAGATTGATGAATACTGATACCACTGGGAACCTAAATTATGAGAAGTCACATGCCTCTGTGCTAAGAAGCACTAGTGCATCCACATCAGTAATCGAACCCATGGCTAATTCACAGAAGTTGTGGAGTTCATTGTTCAAATCATCAGCTTCTGATATGGATAAGATGGATCCAACTTCTAACATGGACAAGACAGATCCAATGCTGAATTCATCTTCACGTCCTAGTTCACCATTCCCAGATAAAGGTAGAATGGATTGGGAATCATGCCTTCCATCTTCTGTTGACAAAGATGGACAAATGTATCAGGCTTGGGGCTTAGTGGAACATGAAGAACGTGTTGAATCAATATCAAGCTTTGTCAGTTGTTCGATGCAGAATCAATCAATCCCCTCCAGTCAGCAGAGCAAGTTGTCTGAAAGGCAATACACGGGACAGGAGAGTGAACATTCTGAGCTCACTGTTTCTGAGTTGAATCTTCGGAAGCTAAATGAACTGAATATTGAATGGCAGTCATCCTGCAGAGGAAGTCAGCATGCAGAATCTTCTATGGACAATGATAATGTGGAAGTGCCGGATGATGGACCAACAAGTTTAATGGGCTTACAGGAGGAAGGCCAAAGAGATATTTCTCaaacatcttttgctaataACATTGGTTCTGAAGATAGAAATTCTGAAGTGCTGGGGATGCTCAAACAAGTGAACCCTTCTGATCCTTTAGCCCTTGTAGCTAAG TTAATGGGAGAAGTGGAGGGATTGAAGAGATCTAAGATGGAACAAGACCAGAAAATGATGATTCTGGAGCAAGAGCTG GTTCATTACAAATTGGAACTGCGACAATTCATGAACATGCTTAATGAATTGGTACCTGGGCTGTTGTATGCCTCAAGGGCTCTTGAGGAAGTACACGTACCACGAGGACAACTTCCTCCAGGAATTAATGATTCCGTGGTCATTGTGGGGGGATATAATGGCTCTTTATGGATGCCATCCTTGGATTCCTACTTTCCTTCGCACGATCGTGTGGAAACACTTAGCCAGATGACCTTTCCAAGATCGCATGCGGCGGCAGTGAAATTAAATGGTGAACTTTTTGTACTTGGTGGGGTGCATAATAATGTGTATTTCAATACAG TTGAATCGTACAATCCATTGAGAAATCAATGGAGTCAACAACCTTCATTGAATGAGAAGAAGGGCTGCTTAGCTGGAGCTTCTTTGAATGACAAAATTTTTGCTTTTGGTGGTGGAAATGGTGTTCAATGTTTTTCAGAGGTAGAAATGTTTGACGTGAACCTTGGACATTGGATCTCTGCTCAGTCAATGATGCAAAAG CGGTTTGCTCCAGCAGCAACAGATATTAACGGTGCTATATATGTTGCTGGTGGTTATGATGGGAAGGCTTATACGAA ATCTGTTGAAAGATTTGACCCAAGGGAACATACATGGACTACAGTGGGATGCATGAAAACGAGGAGGGGATGCCACTCTTTGGTTGCCTACAATGAGAAGTT ATATTCCTTGGGTGGTTATGATGGAGGGAAGATGGTTTCATCTGTTGAGATACTTGATCCACGGTTTGGTTCATGGGTGATGGGAGAGCAGATGAACGGTCCCAGGGGTTACTCTGGAGCAGTTGTGATAGGAggaaaaatatttgtaattgGCGGGGTAAACGATCAAGAGGAAATTCTAAATTCG GTTGAATGCTATGAAGATGGCCATGGTTGGCAGATGACTAACTCGAAGACTTTAGGGAAGAGATGTTTCTTGTCTGCCCTCGTCTTGTGA